ttgccttttattttttggttctACAGGGGTATGTGATAAATGAAGTTTGCGTTCCCTTTCCCTCCATAGAGGTGGCTTAAACACTGGCGAGAAACAGCCATAAAAAGCTGGGCCTATACTTCTTTttacattttcaatttatagGTTTTGTCGGTGGTAACTACTAAACGATAGTAAAGACATTATCTTTTTAATTATAGCTATACCACTCTATAAGAATTAATCCTAAAATCGCAGCCTTTTGATACAGTTTTTTAACCATTCATATAGCCAACAGGGCATCACAGCCTAACACGTACACCCACTCCATTCTACCCGGGACTCGGTGCTGTGGCGACCCTAAACACGTGCAGGCTGCAAATATTGGAGGCCACATGTAGTCGGGGCTCCATGGCACAACAATACGGATGAGCGAACTTAAGCACGCAGCTCTGTGTATTGAACATGTCATCGGCAAAATTTGTGTCAAAAACCCATCCGCAAATACCAGCACTGGATAGAGGGGAAGGAGGGCCTGGGCAGGTGCCACCATTGCATTGTTGTGTCCACCGACCAATGCCGTTTTCCCAATATTTTCAGTTATGCTCCTGCCTGCTGCCCTTAGCCCACTTGCCCCGCCAGCTCTTTTCCCGAAAACATGGCTTGCCACTTTGAACCAGGCCCAGATCCCGGATCCGGATACCATGGACTTGGGGCGTACTTGGCCTGCTGCTATACATCAATTTAACAAGCAAGCATGCTCAGGGGAAATTAGCCAGCAATAACGCCATTTTTCGGACAGTGCCAATGGCGGAGCTTTTGCCAGATGCAAACGAAAGCGAGAAGTGAAAAGCAATCGCATTTTGCAGAAGTTTCCGCATATTCATGGTCTTGATTGCCCCACAAGGTGTTTGGCTCAAGGATGTGCTTATGGAGATGCTTGAAAATTAGAGATATTCATGGTATAATATTCATAATATATGCATGCCATATTTTTgcttcttttaattaaaactaatacCACCTTTAACCTTAAAATCTATTAGTTTGGAGCCCAGCCCTGAGTCGCGGATGTCAAAGCAATCAGGGACTGACGGCGCGACGCCAATGCCATCCTGGCTGAAACACACCTGCAATCGAGTGGCGTCAACAACCTGTCCGTGGCCCGTGGCTACAACATTGCCACACGCAACGACGTCATTCGTATATGCAGGGATATATACTCCGACATGTATATAAAGATTTGTTCACCCACGATTAGTTGACGTTGGCGCACATACACAGTTTCCGCGCCATTTGCTGTCACTTCGCCAGTTTGCACATCGTCAGGCGGCGAAGGCGATGGCGACGACGACGGCTACGGCGACAACACCGCTGCCAAGTTCGCTCATGCAGCACAGGAGCTGTatgtttttttagttttcctttCAAATGCCACATGGCCTCAACCGGCTAATGGTAACTGGAAATGGCAGCAGGTCGCACAGTTTGCCAGCCAAGGTTGGGTGCcaattttgtttgcttttacTTTTCATAAGACAACAATTTCGGTATCCCTGCAATTTTCCGTGCTATTGGCCCTGATCAACAGCTATTGCCTGATGAGTGGCCCTGCCCCGGACTGCGGACTTCTGGCCTAAAACTTTGTGGTTCCCCGAGCCCACGTTTCAATGGCAGATGTCTGCCATGCATCAAGGTTGTTCGTTCTCGCCAAGTTCCTACCTGAAAAGTCCAGTCCAGGCCAGTTTAGCAGTTCTCGGAAACTGCAGGCGACGAAAAAACTTGTTGaaacttttatgtttttcgAAAGGTACTATGTTTGAAGTACTAACTAAGGTACTTTCTATAGTCATGGTTTTaagaaatgaaaacatttaaaataacaTACCAAACAGTAGCCAAattgttttcagttttgttGAACGCTGGCTCTGTCTCAGAAcatggctctggctctggtaGGGCTTCGATTGTGGAATCGACAATTGCATTGGTTTCTATGCCTGTTATGGGCTTTTGGCCAAACTCCGTAGTCCAGAGTCCGGAGTCCGGAGTCCGTAGTTGGTGGCAATCGCGCTGATTGTGCAATGCAATTTGGCCAACGTCTTTGTCTCGGCCTCCGCCGGGCATTTGAATTGACCAAATTACCTCACAAGTGAATCGAAAGAAAGGAATAGTGAcctgttttttggtttttcaagACTCTAACCTTAATAATATAGCTTGGCTTTAACTTTAAGCCACATAGAGTCCTTGCTTTAATGACTGCTGGTCAAGAAAGAGTTCACTGCAGTATATTTAATCTGAAAACCAATCTCTTTCAAAGTGAAACCCAACTTAAAAGATAATTGATTCTAATTGCTCTTCACACTTCCTTAACTGAATCTTAAACACAATCATCAATTCACACTCATTTGACAAACATATTGCCATCACTCCCGGGCAACATCGTATCAACGCCTCTCGGAAAAGTTCACttgtaatatatttaaatgagATACAAGCCCATAACCAGTGCCATTCCTGCCGGCCCACGGCCCACACGTCGTGAGTGCAAAAGTTTTGCTATTATTAAGGGCCTTATTGTCGGTTTTGTTGGACCCTTGGCGACTGtccgccgccaccaccacccctGCCTCTTACAACACCCCTCAAATGGGTATAGTTGGGGAGGGGACCCACACATCCATACACACTTTTCCGACTGGGCCCCAGACCACACAATAAAGGACAATATATTTCACACAACTTTGTTCATATTTTTAATGTCAGGAGTATAATAATTACGTTCATTGACTTTGTTAAGTAGCCTACTTTATGCTAATGTGATTTCGTTGCACACAAAACAGGGCTTTGGAGAGAATATTTTTACATAATTGAAATATGCAGACAGAGTCTTAAAGTGACAGTTTCTGCAAAGAAATACAGGACATTTACCTTTCAAAGTGAAACATTCCAGCTGAGAAAATAATGCTTCCCCCAATGCTGATTTGAAACCAGCTTACCAGTTATTTTGGCTGCAAAACAACGTCCAATACCCATCACGGAAACTCGAGTGCTGGCCTGGTAGCAGTCCACTTATCACTACTTAGCGGGGAATTGTAAAAGCCTCAATTAAATTAACAAGAATTACGCAAACAAGGGTGGGATAGTCCAACATGCACGTaatatttctaaataaatgCGTCACTTTCGGAAGACAACAAACCAAAATACGCACCTATTATCGATTTCCCAGCTATTTTCAGTCTTGCATTGCTAATACGCCGTGTTGTTCGGGTATTATTTAATGGCAAGCCATCGATTTTCGCTCGCAGTTGCAATGTCAATATCAAAGACGCCAAGGAACCCCTAGGAGTGCGGGTGCCACGAAAGAAGTGCTGAGTTTACTACAGCGCGGCTAATTGAATTTACAGGTGCGACAGGTGCCACATGGCCAGGTATAAATGCCGGATTGCCAATGAGCGCTAATTAATAGCCAAGCGGCCAACGGAACGCGGCGTATCCCCAAAACAGACGAGCGCGAATCGTTGAAATCGGCACTGAATTttggaaatattattttgattttttgagaACTCCGGCTAATAATAAACAGCTTCAAAATGGTGGTCAACTTCAAGGTGTTTAAGAAGTGTTCTCCGAACAACATGATCACCCTCTACATGAACAGGCGGGAGTTTGTGGACTCCGTCACGCAGGTGGAGCCCATTGGTAGGTATCCCAACGAATGGATCTCATAGGGAGCATCtagtatttaaatttgttcCACAAACTATTCAATTAATTTACTCTAAATGCGGTAAGAACGGCAAGACAAACCGAAACTGCTTGCAATGCCGCCACAAACCAGGATATAATTAAATTCGCCAGTAATTTATGCAACCGGAGATGGTTGCATTAGCAACAGCGTAACCGGCTTATTAGTTACGTGACCTGCGAAAACACGTGACCGACTGGCTGGCTTCCGAAATCACCGATTAATTAGCATCTACTTGCAGATGGAATCGTGGTGCTGGACGACGAGTACGTGCGCCAGAACCGCAAGATCTTCGTGCAGCTGGTTTGCAACTTCCGTTACGGTCGAGAGGATGACGAGATGATTGGCCTGCGGTTCCAGAAGGAGCTGACTTTGGTCTCCCAGCAGGTGTGCCCGCCCCAAAAGCAGGACATCCAGCTGACCAAGATGCAGGAGCGACTGCTGAAGAAGCTGGGCTCCAACGCCTACCCCTTTGTGATGCAGATGTCGCCCAGCTCCCCGGCCTCCGTGGTGCTCCAGCAGCGGGCCAGCGACGAGAGCCAGCCCTGTGGTGTCCAGTACTTCGTGAAGATCTTCACCGGGGACAGCGATTGCGACCGGTCGCATCGCCGCAGCACCATCAACCTGGGCATCCGCAAGGTGCAGTACGCGCCCACCAAGCAGGGCATCCAGCCCTGCACCGTCGTCCGCAAGGACTTCCTTCTGTCGCCCGGCGAGCTTGAGCTGGAGGTCACCCTGGACAAGCAGCTCTACCACCACGGCGAGAAGATAGCCGTCAACATCTGTGTGCGCAACAACTCGAACAAGGTGGTCAAGAAGGTCAAGGCCATGGTACAGCAGGGCGTCGACGTGGTGCTCTTCCAGAACGGTCAGTTCCGCAACACGATCGCCTTCATGGAGACCAGTGAGGGCTGCCCCCTGAACCCGGGATCCAGCCTTCAAAAGGTTATGTATCTGGTGCCCACTTTGGTGGCCAACTGCGACAGGGCAGGCATCGCCGTCGAGGGAGATATCAAGCGCAAGGACACAGCTCTGGCCTCGACCACACTGTGAGTGATTACTTTTAGTTGGAACTGTTCCGATAACGAAGGTTTCTTTTCCAATTCAGCATTGCCAGCCA
This region of Drosophila bipectinata strain 14024-0381.07 chromosome 2L, DbipHiC1v2, whole genome shotgun sequence genomic DNA includes:
- the Arr1 gene encoding phosrestin-2 — protein: MVVNFKVFKKCSPNNMITLYMNRREFVDSVTQVEPIDGIVVLDDEYVRQNRKIFVQLVCNFRYGREDDEMIGLRFQKELTLVSQQVCPPQKQDIQLTKMQERLLKKLGSNAYPFVMQMSPSSPASVVLQQRASDESQPCGVQYFVKIFTGDSDCDRSHRRSTINLGIRKVQYAPTKQGIQPCTVVRKDFLLSPGELELEVTLDKQLYHHGEKIAVNICVRNNSNKVVKKVKAMVQQGVDVVLFQNGQFRNTIAFMETSEGCPLNPGSSLQKVMYLVPTLVANCDRAGIAVEGDIKRKDTALASTTLIASQDARDAFGIIVSYAVKVKLFLGALGGELCAELPFILMHPKPSRKAQLEAEGSIEA